The genomic segment ATCCTTTCAAGTGTTCGGGCTCCGCACGGCTATTGAAGATTCCTTCCATGTAGTAGTGAGAGTGACTCGCCAGTATGTACACGGGCTTGTTCGGGTATTTCTTTTGAAAATCCAGTAATGCTTTGTACACCTGCTCGCCGTCATTGCAGCTGGCTGTCCAGGCCGCATCGTGTTTTTTCGTTACATCGCACATGGCATGGTCGGCGGAAATGCTGCCCGGCAGCGCTTCATGCATGCCCACCACCACGCTGCGGACGTTCTCATCGTCAGCGGCAAATTGCAGGATGGCGGTGAGCCAGTCCCTCTGTGTCGTGCCAAAGAGATCGCTCGCATTGTCCAGGTAAATGAAATCTACTCCACCCTGGATCCAGTGATAGTAATTCCTGGCCTCCTTTACGCACCCCGCTTTGGCTGAGGTTGTTCCCTTGGCCGCCAGGGCGTCAGCCGCTTTGCAGTCTTCGGTCTGCTGCTTTTCCACCGCCGGCGCCAGCAGCCAATCTTTGAACTGCGTGGTAAACTGGGCGCCCCTGATCTCAGGAGGAACTACTTCGTCCTCTTTGGGTCTTTTGCTTTTGGGCGGGACCACCTCATGATTGCCGATTCCCACGTAGAAAGGAGTTGAGCCGAACGGCGCGATCTGGTTTTCGATGAAATCGGGCCAGGCGCGTTTGACGTAGTTCTCGCAGCCCAGGTACCGCCCGTTCTTAAGCTCGGCGTACGCCATGTCCTCGTCAACTTTGTAGATGGCGCGCAAATCGCCCAGGTGCCAGTAAAAGGAAGGCTGATACCGTGCCGCGCTGTCGGCCGCGATTGCCGGCATCACCACGTCGCCACAGTTGCGCGAGTCTCCGGAAGCGATGAAGCGCCACGAGCCTTCTTCGGGCGGAACAAACTTCGCCAACTTCTCCTCATGCCCAGAATCCTTCCCAAAAGCCCTTTCGATAGACGCCCGATTTAGAAAAACGAGTATGAGCAGGGCCAAGCTGGCCAAAAGGAGAACAACCATGGCCGGCGAGCGCAGGGCCCGTGCAAATTTGGCTGCAATCGTTGGTTCCTGTTGAGTTGGTTCAACTTTCGCTGGATCGTTTTCGGCCATAATAGTTTTGGTCTTACTTCCCCTGGGGCTTTCCGCCAGGAGAGTTGGTTCCCGCTTGCTCATTTTTAGCGTCCGACAAAAAGTCTCGCCAAACCGTAAGCGAAAAAGTCTCGATAAAGCTCCGGTATGTGCTGTAAGACCGCAACGATCCCAGAAGCGCCCCGCCTGCGAATAGAAGCAGCGCGGCGGCATGCCGGGAAGTGACTTGGTAGCGCTGGCCGAGTCCGTATCCAATGCCCAGGGAGGCCGCAAGCAGCCCCAGCGCGCAAAGCAACTCCAACCTGCGGGTCCACTCGGGAGGCAGTGACAGCGATGTCATATTCAGGAGCGCGGACGCATTAATGGCCGCCAGCAGGCCAAGCGTAACGGCGATGACCGCGGCAAATCCCGCCCAGCTTACTTCCATCACTCGGAACGCCCATCCCAGGTAGTAGGCAACGGCCAGACCCATGGCGGCCGCCATGCCGCGCGCGAGCGCGTACATGGATTCAAACTGCTCGGCATACCCGGCGTCTTTGCCCAGGATAAGAGAATGGCGCGCCAGATAAAAGGCGTCACGACGGACCTGATCAAGCGCCTTGCTTTTCGATGGCTTATCTTCTTTCTTGCCTATCGCCACATCAAGAGTGAACTTCTTCTTGATAAGGTCAGCGATCTCGGTCTTGGCCTCAAACGACATCTTGCCGTTGTCGCTATCCAATAAGCGCTCAGACGGGAAACGGTCCTGCTTGTCCGCCCCTTTTTCAACCGAGGACGGAAGGACTTTGCCGGCAAACATTTGCAGCATGTGACCGGAGATGTACGCCAGGACCACACCGATGACCGCTGAACTCCAGTCACCGGCCGGCCAGGCGTTGCTCACCAGCCCAATGGGCAACCAGACCAGCAGCAGAAGCAGGGTCCCTGGCAGCAGGTAACCGTAGATATCGTAAAAATTAAACTTATCGAGCAACCGATCACACTCTCACTTGCGGGTATTCAAGACATCTGGGAAAGCAGAGACTCTACCACATCTGGAACATGCTGCCCTTGGTTTTTGGGAATCAAGACCGAGCCCACGCGCTGGTGTCCGCCGCCGCCGAATTTTTCAAAGATCCGTCCCAAGGGAATGCTTGGAAACTCTAGCCAGGGGTTTCGCATGGCTGTGATGGCCGTACCTTCGTCCGAGCGAATCACTCCGATGGAGTAGCGCGCTGTGGGGACAAAATGATAGGCCGCATACCGGTTGATGATTTCATCCTGGTTCTTCTCGGCCTCAAAGGTCGCAATTCCACCTGGGGCCACCCGCAGGCGCTTCTCAACCTGCTTCAGGCCGGCCAGGGTGCGGCGCAAGACTTCGTCATGGCGCAATTTGACTTCAGAAAGCCCGGCCACTTGCCCCAGATCATGCTCACGCAATGCCTTCAGCAGAAACCGGCCGTACTCCGGTCCGTTTGTCTGCAAGAGACTGCGGTTGATCTGCAGCGCGGGAGCTTCACCCAGAATGGCTTCCTGCACGGAAGCGTAACGGGCGGAATCAATCTTCTCCGCCCACTCAACCATCTCCGGGAAGTGCGGCCTTCCGGGCGCGTCTTCTTGAAGATTGCGGTACAACAGAGAAGCGCAGGAACCGGCGAGATCGTCATACAGCAAGATGGCGGAACTTCTTCGCTCACAGAAATCCGCTTTTGCTTCTGGGGTCAGAAACGCAGTCTGGTGGTGGTCGGCCCAGAACTCGGCGCTGGGATGGTAGAGAAAATCTACGACCCCGCAGGGTATCTTCAACCCAGCGGAGAGCCAGGTTTGGCGAACATCGTAGTTAACTGGCTCGAATCCTTCGATCGTCCAGGCCTTCCGCCGTTCCAGAAAATCCCAGGCCAGAACGCAGGAAACAAGTCCATCAAAGCAGGGAAAATGAAAATAGAGCGTTGCGTTCTTCATGAATAGAAATCCGGCCAAGGGCAGGAACCAGCGAAACTCTTCCGCGCAGTCGATTTTACGGGTCGAAACGCAGCTAACCAAACAATCTTTTCAGCGTGCCCACGAACTAGGTGCGAATCCGTGACGCCCTGCCGCGCTTCTTGCCAGCAAAGTAAGCACACTCAGAACTCACCGGACATGCTTCGCACTTGGGATTGGTGCGCTTGCACAACTCCTGGCCATGCCGCTTCAGCAACAGGAAGGCGCGCATGCGGGCGCTGAACTTCTCCGGGACCTCCGCGGCCACGGCCTCTTGCGCTTCACGGTAATTGACCCCATAGTTTTCGCGCTCCATCCCGCTGCGTACGCGGACCAGCACATGCGGACAGTTGGACGGGACAGCGGCCACCGGTGCAATCTCCGCGAACAGCAGGATGCGGTCCGCTCCGGGATCGGCGATGTTGGGGAACTTCTTCAGCGTCTTCCGCACCTGGGCGATTGGACCCACCATTCCTGAGCGCAGATCACCGCCGAACTCATCCTTGATTCGCGCGGCGATCTCCTTGAGCCGCATGGCGCGCAGTTCTGGCACCATGCCGCCGGACTTCAGCGCGTGGGCAAGGGAAGCGGGCGCGGCCGCCAGAATCTGCTCAGGTTCCGTGCCGACTTCTTTATTCAGCGCGTCCCAGCCTTTGGCGCAGGCCGCGTCACTGGCCGGATACCCGCAGTGCCACCACACGATGAACAGATAAGGATTAGTCGGACAGCCGGTTTTCTGGCGTCCGTAGTGGGCCTCCAGTTTGTCGAGGAGTTGTGGAACGGCGATTTTTGGAACTGCGAGCTTTGCTTTGTTCATGCTCGGCAAAACTTTGAGCTTGCAATCTACTTGGCCGCTACCAGCGTCTTGGCCCGCGCCAGCTCCGGGCGGTCCGAATCAATGCCTTGGCAGTTCTTCAGCAGCTGTGCGTAATAGCCGGAGGCTTTTTCCTTCAGGCTGAGTTTCTCCGCTGCTTGCGCTGCGCCGGCCAGTCCGTTGAAGCGGTTGGGATCGGTCTTGAGCGAAATCTCATATTCCGCCAGGGCCTCTTTCGGCTTGTTCATGTCCAGCAGCATGTCCGCCAGCATTTCCCGCGCGGGGATTTCAACTTCAAACTTGCCGACTTTGTCCTGGCGATCGGCGATGGCACGCAGTATGCGGAGGGCGTCATCAGCCTTACCCTGGGTGTAAAGCGTCCAGGCCTGCACTTCTTCGTGTTCGTCCTTCAGGCCGTTAGCCAGGTAAGCTTTTGTTCCCTTGCGCAGGGCCTCAAGTCCTTCTTCGTAGTGCTTTAACGCGTCCTGAGCGGCGCCCGGGTCGTGCAGATGTCCGGCGCCGACAGCGCGTGCCCAATAGGTTACGGCCTGAATGTTCGGCTTGGCCCCAGCCACCGGCTGCAAAGCCACCGCGTCTTTCCACTGGCGGCGTTCCACGGCATAGAGGGCTGCGAAGCCAGAGAGCATTTCGTCGTAGTAATCCTGATAGTCCTCTTCAACGTCCGCACGGTTGTACTTGGTCATGGCGTCGTACATGCTCTTGGCGCTGGCGTCGTCGCCAATCTGGAGATACGCGTACTGCATGAAGTCCATGGAGTGCATGCGATGGTGCATGGTGTGCAAGTGCATGCCGGCCATTTTGTCGGCGGCTTTGAGCGCTGCGGTGTTGGAGGCGATGCTTTCCTGCCACAATCCCAGCCGGGCAAAAATGTGTGACGGCATGTGCACGGCGTGCGGCGACGAAGGCGCAATCGCGGCATACTTGCGCGCGGCCGCCAGTCCCAGGCTGGCCATGGCTGGATTGTCGCACGCGTGAATAATGTAGTGGGCAATGCCCGGGTGGTCAGGCTGCTCGTCGTAAAGCTTGTTGAGGATGGCAACAGCCTTGCGGCCATTGGCATGCGTCTCGTCGCGCTCCGGACCTGACCCGAGCAGGGCCAGTGCATAGAAAACCGCGGCTTCGCGGTCTTTAGGATTGCGTTCATGAACGCCCTGCATGGCTTCCGCGTAAGCGTCTACGCGCGCGTGATATTCCAGGTCATTAGGCAGGCGATAGAGCACGGATACAGCCTTGATGTAGTCGCGCTCGCGCTGCGTCGTCTTCGGGTGGGCTTGCGACGCTTTTTCCAAGATGGCGCGCCCTTTGCTCAAATCCTCTTTGCGCAACCGGGCCCACAGACTGTGATACAGGCTCATGGCCTGGCCCCAATACGCCATGGCGCACTGCGGATCACGCGCCGCCACTTCCTTAAACGCGTTTTCTGCCGGCTCGTATTCAAACGAATGCATCAGCGCCACCCCGCGCTCAAAGGTCTTCTGCACTTCAGCCGCACAGGAAATCGGGAAGCTCACGCTCCCGAGCTTTTCGTTGGGATCCATCCCGTGGTGGTGGTCGTCATCGGCGAGCAAGGACAAGGAGGAAAACACGAGCACAAAGCAAACGGTGAGAGAACGCAGATTCATAGTGACTCCAAACGAAGGTTACTTTGAGTGGATAAATAGTGTCAATCAGCTTTTGCTGACTCAGCGTAGCGTAGAACCGCGCGATTTCTTGCCTGTGCTTCCGAAGAATGCGCCATACGCCGCAAACACGATCGCACCGTAACAAACAGCGTCAACCACAACCATCACGACATGAAAGGGCTTCATGGGCCCATGGACACCAACTGTAAACATCGCGACCAGAAATCCCGGGAGTTCCAGAAGACTGGGCCAGTCGCCTTGAACCTTGTACTCGAGCCATACAAACAGCAATGACAAACAAGCTCCAACTATCAAGGAGACGAATATTCTTTTTGCTGACGAAGTCATGCTTTTTCTTTTTCAGCGTGGACGTACACGATCGCGTCAACCGCTGTTATTCTTCGTCCTTGTCCCTCGCCGTCGCGGTCGCCCGCGCTGGGAGCGAAGCCGACTGCAGCTTTACTTCCGGCAGGTTGGCTTTCTTCAACTGTTGATTCAGCGCGGGAATTTCTTTCTCTTCGATCTCCCGCCACTGTTTCATGAGTGGCGCAACTTGCTTTTCAAGTTCAGGGATGGCGGCGGCCGCTTGCGTGGTGGGCGTGTCGTCGGCTTCCTGCAGCACGTTAAGCAGCGCCAGATAGCGCGTCTTCAATCCTCCCAGCGACGGAGCGTCCGTCCCGGCGCCAGGCCTGCGGCCTCCGCCACCGGCCAGCGTTTGCAGCTTCTGGTCAAGCGCGTTGACCGCGGCCAGCGTATCA from the Terriglobia bacterium genome contains:
- a CDS encoding metallophosphoesterase, with protein sequence MAKFVPPEEGSWRFIASGDSRNCGDVVMPAIAADSAARYQPSFYWHLGDLRAIYKVDEDMAYAELKNGRYLGCENYVKRAWPDFIENQIAPFGSTPFYVGIGNHEVVPPKSKRPKEDEVVPPEIRGAQFTTQFKDWLLAPAVEKQQTEDCKAADALAAKGTTSAKAGCVKEARNYYHWIQGGVDFIYLDNASDLFGTTQRDWLTAILQFAADDENVRSVVVGMHEALPGSISADHAMCDVTKKHDAAWTASCNDGEQVYKALLDFQKKYPNKPVYILASHSHYYMEGIFNSRAEPEHLKGWIVGTAGAVRYSLPKDKSKSIGPRTNVYGYLLGTVNKHGEIKFEFQEVKEEDVPPPVWRRYQRTFVDWCFAHNSQDIDPNAVETTTRCPEPKAEAAPAPANGPAQSKTPAPAAKNKKP
- a CDS encoding tetratricopeptide repeat protein, coding for MNLRSLTVCFVLVFSSLSLLADDDHHHGMDPNEKLGSVSFPISCAAEVQKTFERGVALMHSFEYEPAENAFKEVAARDPQCAMAYWGQAMSLYHSLWARLRKEDLSKGRAILEKASQAHPKTTQRERDYIKAVSVLYRLPNDLEYHARVDAYAEAMQGVHERNPKDREAAVFYALALLGSGPERDETHANGRKAVAILNKLYDEQPDHPGIAHYIIHACDNPAMASLGLAAARKYAAIAPSSPHAVHMPSHIFARLGLWQESIASNTAALKAADKMAGMHLHTMHHRMHSMDFMQYAYLQIGDDASAKSMYDAMTKYNRADVEEDYQDYYDEMLSGFAALYAVERRQWKDAVALQPVAGAKPNIQAVTYWARAVGAGHLHDPGAAQDALKHYEEGLEALRKGTKAYLANGLKDEHEEVQAWTLYTQGKADDALRILRAIADRQDKVGKFEVEIPAREMLADMLLDMNKPKEALAEYEISLKTDPNRFNGLAGAAQAAEKLSLKEKASGYYAQLLKNCQGIDSDRPELARAKTLVAAK